The genomic stretch CGGGTATGCCAATGCCGCCATCATCAAATTCGTGAGCGAAAGGGCGGGACTGGCCCTCGCCTTGTTCCTCTATAAAATAAGTTGAAAATTCTTTTAAGCGGATAGCCCCTTTTTGCGCGGGGCGTTGTCTATTGTCGTCAGCTTATGGATCAACATATCAATACCATACAGGAGCTTTACCGGAAATGGGTGAGCAGGTCGGCCACGGAAGCCGAGCTGGAGCAGCTGTTCCGGCTGCTGTCCGACGGGTCCGGGCTTGCCAGCCTCGATGCGCTGATGAAGGCCCGCTGGCACTCTGGCGCTATCACGGCAAACCTCACCGATACAGACCTGGAAAGGATCCTGGCGGCTGTGCTGGCGAAGGGGCCGGTAAACGAAGCGCAGGAAAGCTCCGACGCGCTTGCCCCTGAAGGGGCGGAGCTGGTGGTTGCTGCTGAAGAACGGGAGCAGCTGGCTGCTGAGGGACCGCAACCAGCAATACCCCGCATATCATTCTGGCGCCGCCCCCTGCTGCGCTATGCGGCAGCGGTGCTCCTGCTGGCCATCGGTGCAGGCTGGCTCTACCTGCGGCAGGGCCCTATGCCGCCTGCCCCGGAGGGTATGGAGAAGATCATGCCGGCGGCTATCGCACCCGGCGCCAGCAAGGCCATCCTGCAGCTGGCGGATGGTTCTGTCCTTGTACTCGACAGTGCGGCCGATGGCCGGCTGGCAGAGCAGCAGGGCGCCACAGTGATAAAAAAAGATGGGCAGGTTCTGTATCAGGGCGTCGGGGGGCAGCAGCCCGAAACGATCGCCTGGAATACCATGTCCACCCCGCGGGGCGGACAGTACCGCCTCGTATTGCCGGATGGCACCAAAGTGTGGCTCAACGCGGTTTCCAGCATCCGCTATCCTACCCGGTTCACGGGCGGCAGCAGGCTGGTGACCATAACGGGTGAAGTGTATTTCGAAACGCTGGCCGACAGAGCCCGTCCTTTCCTCGTCAATACGGGAACGGAGCAGGTGGTGGTGCTGGGCACC from Candidatus Pseudobacter hemicellulosilyticus encodes the following:
- a CDS encoding FecR domain-containing protein, which translates into the protein MDQHINTIQELYRKWVSRSATEAELEQLFRLLSDGSGLASLDALMKARWHSGAITANLTDTDLERILAAVLAKGPVNEAQESSDALAPEGAELVVAAEEREQLAAEGPQPAIPRISFWRRPLLRYAAAVLLLAIGAGWLYLRQGPMPPAPEGMEKIMPAAIAPGASKAILQLADGSVLVLDSAADGRLAEQQGATVIKKDGQVLYQGVGGQQPETIAWNTMSTPRGGQYRLVLPDGTKVWLNAVSSIRYPTRFTGGSRLVTITGEVYFETLADRARPFLVNTGTEQVVVLGTRFNVNAYAEEGSPRISLLEGMVKVDGLLLKPGQACKGQRITPTNTGQDIAWINGLFNFDNMPFEQAMRKLSRWYDVDIIYDKGIPEAQLSGEMDRNLTLQDALKGLDRMGARFRLEGRTVHVIALY